One genomic window of Ziziphus jujuba cultivar Dongzao chromosome 4, ASM3175591v1 includes the following:
- the LOC112491449 gene encoding protein LEAD-SENSITIVE 1-like: MMKVCENMILKASSKKIQWKELEPGDHIYTWRRAYSYAHHGIFVGEGKVIHLTRGEGHILLSSSRSHPSDNPCGQQSTHDHVIESSLASFLSGGDLYRVKYGVDLVSFLAKTRGGTCTLALSDPPDLVVHRANTLREKGFGVYNLSENNCEDFAIYCKTSLLVDDSNCVRRSIGRSGQATSSFAAIVVFISTLVR, from the exons ATGATGAAAGTGTGTGAGAACATGATCCTGAAGGCGTCGTCGAAGAAGATCCAGTGGAAAGAGCTTGAACCTGGTGACCACATATATACATGGAGACGTGCCTACAGTTATGCCCATCACG GGATATTTGTGGGTGAAGGAAAGGTGATTCACCTGACTCGAGGAGAAGGCCATATTCTATTAAGCTCATCTCGCTCCCATCCTTCGGACAATCCCTGTGGTCAGCAATCAACACACGATCATGTAATCGAGTCCAGTTTAGCTAGTTTTCTTTCTGGTGGGGATCTCTATCGCGTTAAATATGGTGTTGATCTAGTTTCCTTTCTTGCCAAAACTCGAGGAGGTACATGTACTCTTGCTCTCAGTGATCCACCTGATTTAGTCGTGCACCGTGCGAATACCCTCCGTGAGAAAGGCTTTGGTGTCTACAACCTTTCAGAAAACAATTGTGAAGATTTTGCAATATACTGCAAAACTAGCCTCCTAGTTGATGATAGCAATTGTGTCCGCAGAAGCATTGGCAGGAGTGGGCAGGCAACATCATCGTTCGCTGccattgttgtatttatttctaCTCTAGTTCGATGA
- the LOC107415749 gene encoding beta-amyrin 16-alpha-hydroxylase CYP87D16 produces the protein MWVNVGLSIAAILVILITHWIIKWRNPKCNGVLPPGSMGLPFIGETLHLLIPSYSLDLHPFIKNRIQRYGSVFRTSLAGRPVVISADPELNNYVLSQEGKLVELFYLDTFSKICKHEGESRTNEAGGVHKYVRSTFLSQFGAEMLREKLIPQIEDFVTKTLNSWSSQDSVEVKLASSLMVLNFSAKQMFSYDAEKSSFNLGEKYTRVRDGLFSFPINIPGTTYYKCQQDQKKVTDMLKDIFKEKRRDAKNISGENDCKEKNGGGDLLDRIIRDMEKENFLSEEFIVQLLYVGIAATFESVSVIVALAFLLLEDHPHALQEMIAEQEAVLNKKRSENSPNRRLNWDDYKSMTFTLQVINETLRLGNGAPGLLRKALKDIEVKGKGYTIPAGWSIMLVTSALHMNPNTFDDPLQFNPWRWKELESHIIPKNFMPFGGGTRQCAGAEYSRVFLSLFFHVLLTKYRWTIIKREKVARNPVIGFGKGVHIKFSHKE, from the exons ATGTGGGTAAATGTTGGTCTGAGTATAGCAGCAATTCTTGTTATTTTGATAACACACTGGATTATCAAATGGAGGAATCCAAAATGCAATGGAGTTCTCCCTCCTGGCTCCATGGGATTGCCTTTCATTGGAGAGACCCTCCATCTCCTCATCCCCAGTTACTCTCTTGATCTCCATCCATTCATCAAAAACAGAATTCAAAG ATATGGGAGTGTATTTAGAACAAGTCTGGCAGGTAGACCAGTGGTAATATCAGCAGATCCAGAGTTGAACAATTATGTGCTTTCTCAAGAAGGCAAGCTGGTTGAACTTTTCTACCTGGACACGTTTTCCAAGATCTGCAAGCATGAAGGTGAATCTCGAACTAATGAAGCTGGTGGGGTCCACAAGTATGTGAGGAGCACTTTTCTTAGCCAATTTGGTGCTGAGATGCTCAGAGAGAAATTGATCCCCCAAATTGAAGATTTCGTCACTAAAACTCTAAATTCATGGTCATCTCAGGACTCTGTTGAAGTTAAACTTGCATCTTCTTtg ATGGTTCTTAATTTCAGTGCAAAGCAAATGTTCAGCTATGATGCAGAAAAATCATCATTCAATTTAGGGGAGAAATACACCAGAGTCAGGGATGGTCTGTTTTCTTTTCCCATCAACATCCCTGGTACAACTTACTATAAGTGTCAACAG GATCAGAAAAAGGTGACAGACATGTTGAAGGATATTTTTAAGGAGAAACGCCGCGATGCAAAAAATATTTCAGGTGAAAATGATTGTAAGGAGAAAAATGGAGGAGGTGATTTATTGGATCGGATAATCAGAGACATGGAGAAAGAAAATTTCTTATCAGAAGAATTTATAGTGCAGCTGTTATATGTGGGCATAGCTGCTACATTTGAGTCTGTTTCAGTAATTGTGGCTTTAGCTTTCCTCTTACTCGAAGACCATCCCCATGCATTGCAGGAGATGATT GCTGAGCAAGAGGCGGTTCTCAATAAAAAGAGATCAGAGAATAGTCCAAATCGACGGCTCAACTGGGATGATTATAAATCCATGACTTTTACTCTTCAA GTCATCAATGAAACACTTAGACTGGGAAATGGAGCACCAGGTTTATTACGGAAAGCACTGAAAGATATTGAAGTGAAAGGAAAAG GATATACAATACCAGCAGGTTGGAGTATTATGCTTGTCACGTCTGCACTTCACATGAATCCTAATACCTTTGACGATCCTCTCCAATTCAATCCATGGCGTTGGAAG gAGCTTGAGTCACATATTATACCAAAGAATTTCATGCCGTTTGGAGGAGGAACAAGGCAATGCGCAGGAGCTGAGTATAGTAGAGTTTTCCTGTCCCTTTTTTTCCATGTGTTGCTCACCAAATATAG GTGGACAATTATCAAAAGGGAAAAAGTTGCTCGAAATCCTGTTATAGGATTTGGGAAAGGCGTGCACATCAAGTTCTCACACAAGGAATGA
- the LOC107415792 gene encoding MACPF domain-containing protein At4g24290: MAKKSSTVALKAAQNAIQSIGLGYDLTVDLRLKYCKNCSLPDPRLIAVDDDQLRDIAIPGGFCIPHVPKSIKCDKGERMRFGSDVLSFQQMSEQFNQELSLSGKIPTGHFNTAFEFTGGWQKDAANTKSLAFDGVSITLYNIALEKSQVVLRDHVRQAVPSSWDPAALARFIEKYGTHVIVGVKMGGKDTIYVKQQHSSPLQPAELQKKLKDMADKIFIDGSGQNRMNSEKFNEREKFMKEHSLSISDTLPSSSYSCIELQDIKFMCKRKGGNLNKNLLHSDWCQTVQYEPDVISMSLVPITSLLSGLNGSGFLTHAINLYLRYKPPIEELHQFLEFQLPRQWAPVFGELALGPQRKQQSNASLQFSFMGPKLYVNTTPVDVGKKPVTGLRLYLEGKRSNSLAIHLQHLSSLPKTIELRDEGGGNMSRPSSDRRYYEKVQWKSFSHVCTAPVEANDDLSIVTGAQFEIGDSGLKKVLFLRLRFSKFTNATAVRQPVWDGSPGLAQKSGIISSLISTRFSSAAQKPPPKPSDVNINSAVYPGGPPVPTQTPKLLRFVDTTEMTRGPQDSPGYWVVSGARLIVDKGKISLQVKYSLLTVILPDEEVSEEF; the protein is encoded by the exons ATGGCTAAGAAGTCCTCGACCGTGGCTCTGAAAGCCGCCCAGAACGCTATTCAGTCCATTGGGTTGGGGTACGATCTCACCGTTGACTTGCGTCTCAAGTACTGTAAAAACTGCTCGCTTCCCGACCCTAGACTCATCGCCGTCGACGACGATCAGCTACGGGACATAGCCATTCCAGGCGGATTTTGCATTCCCCATGTGCCCAAATCCATCAAATGCGATAAAGGGGAGCGGATGAGGTTCGGCTCTGATGTTCTTTCTTTTCAGCAG ATGTCAGAGCAATTTAATCAGGAATTGTCTTTGTCCGGTAAAATTCCAACGGGTCATTTCAATACTGCTTTTGAATTTACTGGTGGTTGGCAAAAAGATGCTGCCAACACTAAATCCCTAGCGTTTGATGGAGTTTCCATCACCCTGTACAATATTGCCCTTGAGAAATCCCAGGTGGTTTTGCGGGATCATGTGAGGCAAGCTGTTCCATCTTCATGGGACCCTGCTGCTTTGGCAAG GTTTATCGAAAAGTATGGTACTCATGTTATAGTTGGCGTGAAAATGGGGGGAAAGGACACAATTTATGTGAAGCAGCAGCACTCGTCTCCTCTCCAACCTGCTGAGCtacaaaaaaaactaaaagatatgGCAGACAAAATCTTCATAGATGGAAGTGGTCAGAACAGAATGAATTCTGAGAAATTCAATGAGAGAGAGAAG TTTATGAAGGAGCATTCACTTAGTATCTCGGACACACTTCCATCCAGCTCTTACTCCTGTATAGAg TTGCAAGATATTAAATTCATGTGCAAGAGGAAAGGTGGAAACTTGAATAAAAATCTACTTCACAGTGACTGGTGCCAGACTGTTCAGTATGAACCTGATGTAATCTCAATGTCATTAGTTCCTATCACCTCTTTACTTAGTGGACTTAATGGGAGTGGATTTTTAACGCATGCTATTAATCTGTATCTTCGAT ATAAACCACCCATTGAAGAGTTGCATCAGTTTTTGGAGTTTCAACTTCCGAGGCAATGGGCACCAGTATTTGGTGAGCTTGCCCTTGGTCCTCAGAGGAAGCAGCAAAGTAATGCATCTTTACAATTTAGCTTCATGGGCCCTAAGCTCTATGTTAACACAACTCCG GTTGATGTGGGTAAGAAGCCAGTGACTGGCCTCCGATTGTATTTGGAAGGGAAACGAAGCAACAGCTTAGCAATTCACTTGCAGCATCTTTCATCGCTGCCCAAGACAATTGAACTTCGTGATGAAGGTGGGGGCAACATGTCTCGTCCATCTTCTGATCGTAGGTACTACGAAAAGGTTCAGTGGAAGAGTTTCTCCCATGTCTGCACAGCCCCTGTCGAGGCCAATGATGATCTGTCTATTGTCACTGGGGCTCAATTCGAAATTGGAGATTCTGGGCTAAAGAAAGTTTTATTCTTGCGACTTCGTTTCTCTAAATTTACCAATGCTACAGCTGTGAGACAACCTGTGTGGGATGGTTCACCTGGCTTGGCCCAGAAATCCGGAATAATTTCATCTCTTATTAGCACACGCTTCTCCTCCGCTGCTCAAAAACCACCCCCAAAGCCATCTGATGTGAACATTAACTCTGCTGTGTACCCTGGTGGTCCTCCGGTGCCCACTCAGACACCCAAACTTCTTAGGTTTGTAGACACAACAGAAATGACACGAGGGCCGCAGGACTCACCTGGCTATTGGGTTGTATCTGGTGCGAGGCTTATTGTTGATAAGGGTAAAATATCTCTTCAAGTAAAGTATTCTCTTCTCACAGTGATTTTACCTGATGAGGAGGTGTCAGAAGAATTCTGA